The Sediminitomix flava genome includes a window with the following:
- a CDS encoding DUF4834 family protein, which translates to MLLKVLLFCIIGFYVFARFSGYIFRFIYRMFGDKIIAKLQREFAKNQNFQNHYYQQTGSDNRNANKNEGDITITYDHPKSDDRVKKYTWDSKKDRGDYVSFEDV; encoded by the coding sequence ATGTTATTGAAAGTACTTTTATTCTGTATAATTGGATTTTATGTATTCGCTCGTTTCTCAGGATATATTTTCCGTTTTATTTATAGAATGTTTGGAGATAAGATCATAGCAAAACTTCAAAGAGAGTTTGCTAAGAATCAAAATTTCCAGAATCATTATTACCAACAAACAGGTTCTGATAATCGTAATGCGAATAAGAACGAAGGAGATATAACTATTACTTATGATCACCCAAAATCTGATGACCGTGTAAAAAAATATACATGGGACTCGAAAAAAGATCGAGGTGATTACGTGAGTTTTGAAGATGTTTAA
- the bcp gene encoding thioredoxin-dependent thiol peroxidase: MLLEIGQKAPLFTAKDQNGEAISLEEFKGKKVILYFYPKDNTPGCTAQACNLRDNYELLLEKGYVVIGVSSDSEKKHQNFIAKHELPFPLIADTDQKVHELYGTWQEKKNFGKVYMGTVRTTFVINEEGIIEEIIKKVKTKEHAEQIIG, translated from the coding sequence ATGCTTTTAGAAATCGGACAAAAAGCACCTCTTTTTACAGCCAAAGATCAAAATGGCGAAGCGATTAGCTTAGAAGAGTTCAAAGGGAAAAAAGTAATTTTATATTTTTACCCAAAGGATAATACACCAGGATGTACTGCCCAAGCTTGTAATTTGAGAGATAATTATGAGCTACTGTTAGAAAAGGGCTATGTCGTAATTGGAGTAAGTTCAGATAGCGAAAAGAAACATCAAAACTTTATTGCTAAACATGAACTTCCTTTTCCTTTGATTGCTGATACAGACCAAAAAGTACATGAACTTTATGGTACTTGGCAAGAAAAAAAGAACTTTGGAAAAGTTTATATGGGAACGGTTAGAACTACTTTTGTGATCAACGAAGAAGGAATAATCGAAGAAATTATTAAAAAAGTTAAAACAAAGGAACACGCCGAACAAATAATTGGTTAG
- a CDS encoding tol-pal system protein YbgF has translation MSWKSKLGLFFWILTFSYFTSLNVSAQISRLPKLEDVDMLISNMNVQIEINSGIDYMYNFDFALAEGQFKWLKSHYPEHPLPHFLMGLSNWWKLMPNIEDQTYDKELLNYMDASIKYSERILKKDKENPEAIFFLAASWGFKGRLYSERKMWTKAAAAGNKALDYVEKAKKLKSGDNNIELLFGDALFNYFAPWIRDNYPMLKPIMWFFDDGNMELGLEQMEKVGREAFYTRIEAMYFLMRIHSAGDELSDMKRAVQLSEYLHNKYPNNPYFHRYYARMLYMTGKFSRLEPVCLDIIERIDNNQVGYEAISGRYASFYLGSVYQGRLWNPTKAKYFYQRAIDFSKEIKAMDSGYCLHSAAALGKMYIKENKFDMAEPYFKLIKENASKKHSTYKAYKSFKKDYKKWKRNEANS, from the coding sequence ATGAGTTGGAAATCGAAGTTAGGTCTATTCTTTTGGATTTTGACTTTTTCTTATTTTACATCCTTAAATGTGTCTGCACAAATTTCAAGATTACCAAAACTTGAAGATGTAGATATGTTAATCTCTAATATGAATGTTCAGATAGAGATTAATTCAGGGATAGATTATATGTACAACTTCGACTTTGCTTTGGCTGAAGGGCAGTTTAAATGGCTTAAATCACATTATCCAGAACACCCATTACCTCATTTTTTAATGGGTTTGAGTAATTGGTGGAAATTAATGCCCAATATAGAAGATCAAACATATGATAAAGAGCTGCTGAATTATATGGATGCTTCTATTAAATATTCAGAGAGGATATTAAAAAAGGATAAAGAAAATCCTGAAGCAATTTTTTTCTTAGCTGCTTCATGGGGCTTTAAAGGAAGGCTTTACTCTGAGCGTAAGATGTGGACGAAAGCTGCTGCTGCAGGTAATAAAGCATTGGACTATGTGGAGAAAGCTAAAAAGCTGAAGTCTGGAGATAATAATATTGAACTATTATTTGGTGATGCTCTTTTCAATTATTTTGCTCCTTGGATTCGAGATAATTACCCAATGCTAAAACCAATTATGTGGTTTTTTGATGACGGTAATATGGAACTTGGTTTGGAGCAAATGGAAAAAGTTGGACGTGAAGCTTTCTATACCCGAATTGAGGCAATGTATTTCTTAATGAGAATTCATTCTGCTGGGGATGAATTGTCAGATATGAAAAGGGCCGTTCAACTTTCGGAGTATTTACATAATAAATATCCTAATAACCCTTATTTCCATAGGTACTATGCTCGTATGCTATATATGACAGGGAAGTTTTCAAGACTAGAACCGGTTTGTTTAGATATCATCGAGAGAATAGACAATAATCAAGTAGGTTACGAAGCTATAAGCGGACGATATGCTAGTTTTTACCTTGGTTCGGTTTATCAAGGTAGGTTGTGGAATCCAACAAAAGCAAAATACTTCTATCAGAGAGCGATAGATTTTTCAAAAGAAATAAAAGCTATGGACTCTGGGTATTGTTTACATTCTGCTGCAGCTTTAGGTAAAATGTATATCAAAGAAAATAAATTTGATATGGCAGAGCCTTATTTCAAACTAATTAAAGAAAATGCTTCGAAGAAACATTCTACCTATAAAGCATACAAAAGCTTTAAAAAGGATTACAAGAAGTGGAAAAGAAATGAGGCTAATAGTTAA
- the kdsB gene encoding 3-deoxy-manno-octulosonate cytidylyltransferase: MKLGIIPARYASTRFPAKPLADLKGKSVLQRVYEQAKKAKTLDHVVVATDHQEIFQHVIDFGGEVVMTNENHQSGTDRCYEALINTKLDFDYIINIQGDEPFIDPNEIDLLANLLEQDGTDIATLAVKIKSSETLFDPNAVKVVLDNQQKALYFSRSPIPFQRNTTEKNEWIEKHDYFKHLGIYGYRAKVLEEITTLSPSDLEKVESLEQLRWLENGYSIRVGFTKHENIGIDTPEDLEKARKMLDK, from the coding sequence ATGAAACTAGGTATCATTCCAGCTAGATATGCATCTACAAGATTCCCAGCAAAACCACTTGCCGACTTAAAGGGGAAAAGTGTTTTACAGAGAGTTTATGAACAAGCTAAAAAAGCTAAGACCTTAGACCATGTTGTAGTAGCAACTGACCATCAAGAAATTTTTCAACATGTTATTGACTTCGGAGGTGAGGTTGTGATGACAAATGAAAATCATCAGAGTGGTACGGATAGATGTTACGAAGCTCTAATCAACACAAAATTAGATTTCGACTATATCATCAATATTCAAGGTGACGAACCTTTCATTGACCCAAATGAGATTGATCTACTAGCAAACCTTTTAGAACAAGATGGGACTGATATTGCTACATTAGCTGTTAAGATTAAATCATCCGAAACGCTATTTGATCCAAATGCAGTGAAAGTTGTTTTGGATAACCAACAAAAAGCACTGTACTTTAGCCGCTCTCCTATCCCATTTCAACGTAATACAACTGAGAAAAACGAATGGATAGAAAAACATGATTATTTTAAACACCTAGGTATTTATGGGTATAGAGCTAAAGTATTAGAAGAAATAACTACACTAAGTCCTTCTGATTTAGAAAAAGTAGAATCCTTGGAGCAATTGAGATGGTTAGAAAATGGGTATTCTATCAGAGTTGGATTTACAAAACACGAAAATATTGGGATTGACACCCCTGAAGATTTAGAGAAAGCAAGAAAAATGCTCGACAAATAA
- a CDS encoding transketolase, with amino-acid sequence MTQINEQIAQISELQKVASQVRRDILRMVHGVGSGHPGGALGCADLFVALYFKHMEHNKEFSMDGINEDLFFLSNGHISAVFYSTLARAGYFPVSELASHRKINSRLQGHPTPYEHLEGIRMASGSLGQGLSVAIGAAEAKKLNNDDKFVYCLMGDGEQQEGQVWEAAMYAPHNKLDNLIAFIDYNNAQIDGTTEEVCDLLDLGKKYEAFGWEVMHVDGNDMLALDECITKAKASRGNGKPVAVIMKTDMGHPIDFMVGTHKWHGVAPNDEQLENALSQLEETLGDY; translated from the coding sequence ATGACTCAAATCAACGAACAGATAGCGCAAATTAGCGAACTACAAAAAGTCGCTAGTCAGGTGAGAAGAGATATTCTTAGAATGGTTCATGGTGTGGGTAGTGGTCACCCAGGTGGAGCATTAGGTTGTGCAGACCTTTTTGTAGCGCTTTACTTCAAGCACATGGAGCACAACAAAGAGTTTTCTATGGACGGAATTAACGAAGACTTGTTCTTCCTTTCTAACGGTCATATCTCTGCTGTATTCTACAGTACTTTGGCAAGAGCTGGTTATTTCCCTGTTTCTGAATTGGCATCTCACCGTAAGATCAATTCACGTTTGCAAGGACACCCAACTCCTTATGAGCATCTAGAAGGTATTCGTATGGCTTCAGGTTCTCTAGGACAAGGTCTTTCAGTAGCTATCGGTGCAGCTGAAGCTAAAAAATTGAATAATGACGATAAATTTGTTTACTGTCTAATGGGTGATGGTGAGCAACAAGAAGGTCAAGTTTGGGAAGCAGCAATGTACGCTCCACACAACAAACTTGATAACTTGATTGCATTTATCGACTACAACAATGCTCAGATTGATGGTACTACTGAAGAAGTATGTGACCTTCTTGATTTGGGTAAAAAATACGAAGCATTTGGTTGGGAAGTAATGCACGTTGACGGCAATGACATGCTAGCTCTAGACGAGTGTATCACAAAAGCTAAAGCTTCAAGAGGTAACGGTAAGCCAGTTGCAGTAATCATGAAGACTGATATGGGACATCCAATCGACTTTATGGTTGGTACTCACAAATGGCATGGTGTAGCTCCAAATGATGAGCAACTTGAAAATGCTTTATCTCAATTGGAAGAGACTCTAGGTGATTATTAA
- a CDS encoding regulatory protein RecX — protein sequence MYQKYQREYSYKELLHKAASYSAYQDRSVFDVEQKLKTWNASEDDINKILDKLISEKYLDEERFALSFARGKLKGNKWGKRKISIALQQKKIGKTIIQKALSSLDAELYWDILIKVSEQKWNSLAKEKDERVKKYKLLQFLLGRGFESDLNQEAYLHLLNTNNDE from the coding sequence ATGTATCAGAAATATCAGAGAGAATATAGTTATAAAGAGTTACTACATAAAGCAGCTTCATATAGCGCATACCAAGATCGGTCTGTTTTTGATGTAGAACAGAAGTTGAAAACATGGAATGCTTCTGAAGATGATATCAATAAAATATTAGATAAGCTTATCTCAGAAAAATATCTGGATGAAGAGCGTTTTGCCCTATCTTTTGCAAGAGGTAAATTGAAAGGAAATAAATGGGGGAAAAGAAAAATTTCGATTGCACTTCAACAGAAAAAGATAGGAAAAACGATTATTCAAAAAGCACTTAGTTCTTTGGATGCTGAGTTATATTGGGATATTTTAATTAAAGTATCTGAACAAAAGTGGAATTCATTAGCTAAAGAGAAAGATGAACGAGTAAAAAAGTATAAATTACTTCAATTTTTGCTTGGGAGGGGATTTGAATCTGATTTAAATCAGGAAGCTTATTTACATCTTTTAAATACGAATAATGATGAATAA
- a CDS encoding transporter: MTDLEFDVLDELYFVCSYSQLKAAVEVQDEDLKNVLIELYSKKWISCYSDVDQEIDESKVDLENECDTYLYLATKKGLFKHNS; the protein is encoded by the coding sequence ATGACAGATTTAGAATTTGATGTCCTTGATGAATTGTACTTTGTCTGTTCTTATTCTCAATTGAAGGCCGCTGTAGAAGTGCAAGATGAGGATTTGAAAAATGTATTGATTGAGCTTTATTCAAAAAAATGGATAAGTTGTTATTCAGATGTCGATCAAGAAATAGATGAAAGTAAAGTAGATTTAGAAAATGAATGTGATACTTACTTATATCTTGCCACAAAAAAAGGCTTGTTTAAACATAATAGCTGA
- a CDS encoding ammonium transporter — translation MNSLLLTVIESTNTLASEATVANLEATVTAMNQQMQSISLTSHNVWMMVSTALVFIMHLGFAGVEAGFTQAKNTVNILFKNTLTPAVGLLTYGFIGFNLMYPTVEGNGFFTWSGFGIGLGADYIAETYADGHYTYWTDFLFQGMFAATAATIVSGAVAERIRISGYFIFTLLFVGLVYPITGMWHWGAGFLSQMETPFVDFAGSTLVHSVGGWGALAGIIVLGPRIGKYVDGKVIGKPGSSVPLATIGVFLLWLGWFGFNGGSVLSANPDAVSLVLVTTSMAGAAGAIGGYLSGYFALKRLDLGMVLNGILAGLVGVTAGADIMSPAESVVIGFICGNVVVFASIGMDKLRLDDCVGAVPVHLVCGTLGTLACGVLGQKAGIDQFISQLIGVGCYGFVAFTSAFIIFKVIDKTRGLRVSPEHEKTGLDRHEHGMRGYTLTYDE, via the coding sequence ATGAATTCTTTATTACTAACAGTCATTGAATCAACTAATACTTTAGCTTCTGAAGCAACAGTTGCCAATTTGGAAGCAACTGTTACTGCAATGAACCAACAAATGCAATCTATTTCACTTACATCTCACAATGTATGGATGATGGTCTCGACGGCATTGGTGTTTATTATGCACTTAGGTTTTGCAGGAGTTGAAGCAGGTTTTACTCAAGCTAAAAACACAGTAAACATTCTTTTTAAGAATACACTAACTCCAGCAGTAGGTTTATTGACTTACGGTTTTATTGGATTCAACTTGATGTATCCTACAGTAGAAGGGAATGGATTTTTTACTTGGTCAGGTTTCGGAATTGGTCTTGGAGCCGATTATATAGCTGAAACTTACGCGGATGGCCATTATACATATTGGACAGACTTTTTATTCCAAGGGATGTTCGCAGCAACTGCTGCAACTATTGTCTCTGGAGCTGTCGCGGAAAGAATTAGAATAAGCGGATACTTTATTTTTACACTACTTTTTGTTGGTTTAGTTTATCCTATAACTGGTATGTGGCACTGGGGTGCTGGTTTCCTTTCTCAAATGGAAACACCATTCGTAGACTTTGCAGGCTCAACTTTGGTTCACTCAGTTGGTGGATGGGGCGCACTAGCAGGTATTATCGTGCTGGGACCGAGAATTGGTAAATATGTAGATGGTAAAGTAATTGGTAAACCAGGTTCAAGTGTACCATTAGCAACTATCGGAGTATTCCTTTTGTGGTTAGGTTGGTTCGGATTTAATGGCGGATCAGTATTGTCTGCTAATCCGGATGCTGTTTCTTTGGTGTTAGTTACAACATCAATGGCTGGTGCAGCTGGTGCAATCGGAGGATATCTTTCAGGGTATTTTGCTTTGAAAAGACTTGATCTGGGGATGGTTTTGAATGGTATTCTTGCTGGTCTAGTAGGTGTTACCGCTGGAGCTGATATCATGAGTCCTGCAGAATCTGTAGTTATCGGATTTATTTGTGGTAATGTAGTGGTATTTGCTTCAATAGGAATGGATAAGTTAAGATTAGATGACTGTGTGGGAGCAGTACCTGTACACTTGGTTTGTGGAACACTAGGAACCCTTGCTTGTGGTGTGTTAGGTCAAAAGGCTGGTATTGATCAGTTTATCTCTCAGTTAATTGGTGTAGGGTGTTACGGTTTTGTAGCATTTACTTCAGCATTCATCATCTTTAAAGTAATAGATAAAACACGTGGTCTAAGAGTTTCTCCAGAACATGAAAAAACTGGACTTGACAGACACGAACATGGTATGCGTGGTTACACATTGACATACGACGAATAA
- a CDS encoding glycosyltransferase, which translates to MFYLVGWSLLLCYIIVLLIFIFTWHFTKEYESKNVDLGQALAVSVVIPIRNEEDNIIQLLTDLQNQTYTNFEVIIVNDNSTDRSIQLVEEFKKYHSLKFTVLNLPQKVRISHKKAAIELALKYAVGDWIQLTDGDCNVQPKWLEQIVSFQLETKAKLISAGVIYKIYNFWTKLLAIEFLSPVGVGAIGMLLKKPSMCNGANLGFLKSIFYEVDGYKGNENLSSGDDEFLMHKVAKFYPEKVFYLKSKEAIVKTDSPSLFIDFVHQRIRWASKWKNYDNLNSIIAGFFVFCFHLYFVVSICLSIIGFVDWEIIVQMFLLRVSIESMFLGALSKDFYLNNHTWTIPIIAIFYSFYVIIIAVVSLRGKYSWKGRKIG; encoded by the coding sequence ATGTTTTATCTGGTGGGCTGGAGCTTACTATTATGCTACATAATAGTTCTTTTAATATTTATTTTTACTTGGCACTTCACTAAAGAATATGAATCTAAAAATGTTGATTTAGGTCAAGCTTTAGCTGTCTCAGTGGTGATCCCAATCAGAAATGAGGAAGATAACATTATTCAATTATTGACTGATCTTCAGAATCAGACCTATACAAATTTTGAGGTAATCATAGTGAATGACAATTCTACGGATAGGTCTATTCAGTTGGTTGAAGAATTTAAAAAATATCATAGTTTAAAATTTACCGTATTAAATTTACCTCAGAAAGTAAGAATTTCACATAAAAAGGCAGCTATCGAATTAGCACTAAAATATGCTGTAGGAGATTGGATTCAATTGACGGATGGAGATTGTAATGTACAGCCAAAATGGTTAGAACAAATAGTGTCATTTCAGCTAGAGACGAAGGCAAAATTGATAAGTGCTGGTGTGATCTATAAAATCTACAATTTTTGGACGAAACTTCTGGCAATAGAATTTCTTAGTCCTGTAGGAGTGGGGGCAATCGGGATGTTACTGAAAAAACCAAGTATGTGCAATGGAGCAAATTTGGGTTTTCTTAAATCTATATTTTATGAAGTTGATGGATATAAAGGAAATGAAAACCTATCATCAGGTGATGATGAGTTTTTGATGCATAAGGTTGCTAAATTTTATCCTGAAAAAGTCTTTTATTTAAAATCAAAAGAAGCAATTGTAAAAACTGACTCACCTTCTTTATTCATAGATTTTGTTCATCAGAGAATTAGATGGGCTAGTAAATGGAAGAATTACGATAACTTGAATTCAATCATAGCAGGATTCTTTGTATTTTGCTTTCATCTTTACTTTGTAGTTTCGATATGCCTTTCAATAATAGGATTTGTTGATTGGGAAATTATAGTGCAAATGTTTTTACTAAGAGTATCAATCGAATCAATGTTTTTAGGAGCACTCAGTAAGGATTTTTATTTAAATAATCATACTTGGACTATTCCGATTATAGCAATATTTTATTCTTTTTATGTGATAATCATAGCTGTAGTTAGTCTAAGAGGAAAATATAGTTGGAAGGGAAGAAAAATTGGATGA
- a CDS encoding glutamine synthetase III family protein: protein MTNLRLNAIEVSQQRSKEKLTSKKYSEFFGENSFGLSDMKQTLAPAIYEKVVAAIENGEKVSQETAEAVAAVLKQWALDKGATHCTHWFQPLTGSAAEKHDSFFDAHKGIEKFSGETLLQQEPDASSFPNGGIRSTNMARGYTVWDPSSPAFIVDETLCIPTVFVSYTGETLDYKAPLLKTVDAVSNAAADVAKYFDENVTKVSASLGCEQEYFVIDKAFYAARPDLYMTGRTLFGAKPPKGQQLDDHYFGSIAPRVFEFMKDFEARALALGIPVSTRHNEVAPGQFEVAPVYEEINVGVDHNLLMMDVMQKCADEHDLKVLLHEKPFAGLNGSGKHNNWSLITDTGRNLFKPENSLYFLTFLVNTLKAVHNRADVLRASIASVGNDHRLGANEAPPAIISVFLGSTLTAFLDEVEATGIISLDDSDSTYVDLGINKIPAMKLDNTDRNRTSPFAFTGNKFEFRAVGSTANCGTPMTVLNTIMAEQLQNFKTEVDALIAQGADKEAAIKDVLVRYITETKAIRFEGDGYSQEWVEEAERRGLSNVKDTPNALDFFVTPESIEMFSKMGIFSEKEIVARHDVWSEIYATKLTIETEVMNEIAINKVIPAAARYMKQLSDTAKGMKEVGVDASGIVTTITELSAAVTQVKDHATAMAAELENVLAIEDVSEQAKALCKNVKGLHHDAIREAVDKLELLVDDAEWPLPKYSEMLFLK from the coding sequence ATGACTAATTTAAGACTTAATGCGATTGAGGTATCTCAACAGAGAAGTAAAGAAAAACTTACTTCTAAGAAGTATTCAGAGTTTTTCGGAGAGAACTCATTCGGTCTTTCAGACATGAAACAAACTCTTGCACCTGCTATTTATGAAAAGGTAGTAGCTGCTATTGAGAATGGAGAAAAAGTAAGTCAAGAAACTGCAGAGGCTGTCGCTGCTGTATTGAAGCAATGGGCATTGGATAAAGGTGCTACTCACTGTACACACTGGTTTCAACCTTTGACAGGTTCTGCTGCAGAGAAGCATGATTCATTCTTCGATGCTCACAAAGGTATTGAAAAATTCTCTGGTGAAACTCTTCTTCAACAAGAGCCAGACGCATCTTCTTTCCCTAACGGTGGTATCAGATCTACTAACATGGCAAGAGGATATACTGTATGGGATCCTTCATCTCCAGCATTTATCGTAGATGAAACTCTTTGTATTCCTACAGTATTCGTTTCATACACTGGTGAAACTCTTGACTACAAAGCACCTCTTTTGAAAACAGTAGATGCAGTATCTAACGCTGCTGCTGATGTTGCTAAATATTTTGATGAAAATGTAACTAAAGTATCTGCTTCATTGGGTTGTGAGCAAGAATACTTTGTAATTGATAAAGCATTCTATGCTGCTCGTCCTGACTTGTACATGACAGGTAGAACTCTATTTGGTGCTAAGCCTCCAAAAGGACAGCAGTTAGATGATCACTACTTCGGTTCTATTGCTCCAAGAGTATTCGAATTCATGAAAGATTTCGAAGCTAGAGCTTTAGCATTGGGTATTCCAGTAAGTACTCGTCACAACGAGGTAGCTCCTGGTCAGTTCGAGGTAGCTCCTGTATACGAAGAAATCAACGTAGGTGTAGACCACAACTTGTTGATGATGGACGTAATGCAGAAATGTGCAGATGAGCATGATTTGAAAGTTCTTCTTCACGAAAAGCCATTCGCAGGATTGAACGGTTCAGGTAAGCACAACAACTGGTCTTTGATTACTGATACTGGTCGTAACCTATTCAAACCAGAGAACAGCTTGTATTTCTTGACTTTCTTGGTGAATACTTTGAAAGCAGTACACAACAGAGCTGATGTTTTGAGAGCTTCTATTGCATCTGTTGGTAATGATCACAGACTTGGAGCAAACGAAGCACCTCCAGCAATTATCTCTGTATTCTTAGGTTCAACTTTGACAGCATTTTTGGATGAAGTAGAAGCTACAGGTATCATTAGCTTGGATGATTCAGATTCTACTTACGTTGATTTGGGTATCAACAAGATTCCAGCAATGAAGTTGGATAACACTGACCGTAACAGAACTTCTCCATTCGCATTTACTGGTAATAAATTCGAATTTAGAGCTGTAGGTTCAACAGCTAACTGTGGTACTCCAATGACTGTATTGAATACAATCATGGCTGAGCAATTGCAAAACTTCAAAACGGAGGTTGATGCATTGATCGCTCAGGGTGCTGACAAAGAAGCTGCTATCAAAGATGTATTGGTAAGATACATTACTGAAACTAAAGCTATCCGTTTCGAAGGTGACGGTTACTCGCAAGAGTGGGTTGAAGAGGCTGAAAGAAGAGGTCTTTCAAACGTTAAAGATACTCCTAATGCATTAGACTTCTTCGTGACTCCTGAGTCAATCGAGATGTTTAGCAAAATGGGAATCTTCTCAGAAAAAGAAATCGTTGCAAGACACGATGTATGGAGCGAAATCTACGCTACTAAGTTGACTATTGAGACTGAAGTAATGAATGAGATCGCGATTAACAAAGTGATTCCTGCAGCTGCAAGATATATGAAACAACTTTCAGATACAGCAAAAGGTATGAAGGAAGTAGGTGTAGATGCTAGCGGTATCGTAACTACTATCACTGAGCTTTCTGCTGCTGTAACGCAAGTTAAAGATCACGCAACAGCTATGGCTGCTGAATTAGAAAACGTTCTTGCTATTGAGGATGTTTCTGAGCAAGCTAAAGCATTGTGTAAAAATGTTAAAGGATTGCACCATGATGCAATTCGTGAGGCTGTTGATAAACTTGAGTTGTTAGTAGACGACGCAGAGTGGCCTCTACCAAAGTACAGTGAAATGTTGTTCCTTAAATAA
- a CDS encoding ABC transporter ATP-binding protein, whose translation MSYLQVSNLQVKAKNSDNIIIKDIDLSMNKGEILAILGASGSGKTTLLKSLSGLLARSKGNILLDGKEVIDPTKKLVAGNSDIALVHQDYALFPNSNIIENLKYPLRRTSKEYQEYRIKELLALCGLEDKKDKLPYQLSGGEKQRVAIACALANEPSLLLFDEPFSNLDPLLKHDFLNAFKEIFSKTNTTVIFVTHHVDEAMILADKIAMIREGEILQVGRPKELYDYPKHSYTAQFFGYTNILSAKESSLINKDGGYYAVRAEEIEYSPIQKEGFEETKLIRTDYLGLYSIHHLLKADIKLSVIDLKNEIEMKQEKIYVRIPEQNLKEVSID comes from the coding sequence ATGAGTTATTTACAAGTTTCAAACCTTCAAGTAAAAGCTAAAAACTCCGATAATATCATTATCAAGGATATTGATTTATCGATGAACAAAGGTGAAATATTGGCTATCTTAGGAGCAAGCGGTAGTGGAAAAACTACGCTACTTAAAAGCCTTTCAGGTCTGTTAGCGAGAAGTAAGGGAAATATTTTATTAGATGGGAAAGAAGTAATTGACCCAACTAAAAAACTTGTAGCAGGGAATAGTGACATTGCTCTTGTTCATCAAGATTATGCTTTATTCCCAAATTCAAACATCATTGAAAACCTAAAATATCCTCTTAGAAGAACGAGTAAAGAGTATCAAGAATACAGGATAAAAGAATTGCTTGCTCTTTGTGGATTAGAGGATAAGAAAGATAAATTGCCATATCAACTTTCTGGGGGAGAAAAACAAAGAGTAGCTATTGCATGTGCTCTTGCCAATGAACCTAGTTTATTACTTTTTGATGAACCATTCTCCAATCTTGACCCTCTTCTTAAACATGATTTTCTAAATGCCTTCAAAGAGATCTTTAGCAAAACTAATACAACCGTCATTTTTGTTACTCATCATGTAGATGAAGCAATGATTTTGGCTGATAAAATTGCGATGATTAGAGAAGGAGAAATTCTTCAAGTTGGAAGACCAAAAGAATTATACGATTACCCTAAACACAGCTATACAGCTCAATTCTTTGGTTATACGAATATTCTCTCGGCTAAAGAATCTAGTCTAATCAATAAAGATGGAGGCTATTACGCGGTCAGAGCGGAAGAAATTGAATATTCTCCTATTCAAAAGGAAGGATTTGAAGAGACAAAACTAATCAGAACAGATTATCTTGGACTTTATTCTATCCATCATTTATTAAAAGCTGACATTAAATTATCAGTCATCGATTTGAAAAATGAAATAGAAATGAAACAAGAAAAAATATATGTTCGAATTCCAGAACAAAATTTGAAAGAAGTAAGCATCGACTAA